A genomic window from Struthio camelus isolate bStrCam1 chromosome 2, bStrCam1.hap1, whole genome shotgun sequence includes:
- the MAK gene encoding serine/threonine-protein kinase MAK isoform X2, whose amino-acid sequence MNRYTTMKQLGDGTYGSVLMGKSNESGELVAIKRMKRKFYSWDECMNLREVKSLKKLNHANVIKLKEVIRENDHLYFVFEYMKENLYQLMKDRNKLFPESVIRNIMYQILQGLAFIHKHGFFHRDMKPENLLCMGPELVKIADFGLARELRSQPPYTDYVSTRWYRAPEVLLRSSIYSSPIDIWAVGSIMAELYTLRPLFPGTSEVDEIFKICQVLGTPKKSDWPEGYHLASAMNFRFPQCVPINLKTLIPNASSEAIQLMSDMLSWNPKKRPTASQALKYPYFQVGQVLGPPSQYLEKQTPLKPVQPTEPKPTLSKLEAVAKLEPLSSPDASDKTQPQSLPKVDHVPLQQIQLPQNTANQQISKQQQPQAQPFLPTLSKNLSPKQAATGPQNVAVGLKSCRRRWGQTLVKAVDSWDDLDDAEFGMSYSKKPSIALLKEKKNKECLFSVPDPKASCCIQSGDENKVPVRNDSGISNTSAKQYYLRQSRYLPGVNPKSVSLVAASKEGSHGAWNNHFFSKPLGHIGGGLSFNKNTEENLIIPIEKLSCKERLNEKLEDPKAKGSLLQFLPDCSSWLPSSISCRRACKEHWTLTGNPGFVGGAAYNTPGGYSPSFHKKEVGSAGQRMQLAPFGASASDYPWKTKAARAQLPVLRWQPAFIHTSSKKQG is encoded by the exons aatgaaaagaaagttcTATTCATGGGATGAATGTATGAATTTGAGAGAAGTCAAG TCTCTGAAGAAGCTGAATCATGCCAATGtaataaaactgaaagaagtcATCCGAGAAAATGACCACCTTTACTTTGTGTTTGAATACATGAAGGAAAATCTCTATCAGTTAATGAAGGACAG AAACAAGTTGTTCCCTGAGTCAGTCATCAGAAACATTATGTATCAGATATTACAAGGGCTAGCTTTTATCCATAAACACG GATTTTTTCATAGAGATATGAAGCCTGAAAACCTTCTATGTATGGGTCCAGAACTTGTGAAAATAGCTGATTTTGGTTTGGCTAGAGAGCTAAGATCTCAGCCACCATATACAGATTATGTTTCTACCAGATG GTACCGTGCTCCTGAAGTTTTGCTAAGATCATCAATTTATAGCTCTCCTATTGATATATGGGCAGTTGGCAGCATAATGGCTGAACTGTACACACTAAGACCTCTTTTCCCAGGGACAAGTGAAGTAGATGAAATCTTCAAAATTTGCCAAGTATTAGGGACTCCAAAGAAG aGTGACTGGCCAGAAGGATATCACCTTGCTTCCGCCATGAATTTCCGCTTCCCACAATGTGTCCCTATAAACCTAAAAACTCTCATCCCAAACGCAAGCAGTGAAGCAATACAGCTTATGAGTGATATGCTGAGCTGGAATCCAAAGAAAAGACCTACAGCAAGTCAG GCTTTGAAGTACCCTTACTTTCAAGTTGGGCAAGTCCTAGGTCCTCCTTCACAATATCTGGAGAAGCAGACTCCTCTTAAACCAGTTCAGCCAACAGAGCCAAAGCCAACTCTATCCAAACTGGAAGCTGTAGCCAAGCTAGAACCTCTGTCTTCACCTGATGCATCTGACAAAACACAGCCACAGTCCCTGCCAAAGGTTGACCACGTGCCTCTCCAGCAAATTCAGTTGCCTCAGAATACAGCTAACCAGCAAAtatcaaaacagcagcagccacaggcACAACCGTTTTTGCCAACTCTAAGTAAAAACTTATCACCA AAACAAGCAGCTACTGGCCCTCAGAATGTTGCAGTAGGTCTTAAAAGCTGCAGGAGACGATGGGGTCAGACTTTGGTAAAGGCTGTGGACAGCTGGGATGACTTGGATGATGCTGAATTTGGAATGTCATATTCAAAGAAGCCAAGCATTGcactgttaaaagaaaagaaaaacaaggaatgtCTTTTTAG tgtgCCAGATCCAAAGGCTTCATGCTGTATCCAGTCAGGAGATGAAAATAAGGTTCCAGTGCGAAATGATTCTGGAATATCAAATACATCAGCAAAACAGTACTATCTGAGACAATCAAGATATCTACCTG gtgtAAACCCTAAGAGCGTCTCTTTAGTAGCAGCAAGTAAAGAAGGATCTCATGGAGCTTGGAACAACCACTTCTTTTCTAAACCACTAGGACATATTGGAGGAGGACTGTCTTTCAACAAAAATACAG AAGAGAATTTAATTATACCAATTGAAAAGTTATCATGCAAAGAAAGGCTGAATGAAAAATTAGAGGATCCAAAAG CAAAAGGATCACTCCTTCAGTTTCTCCCAGACTGTTCCTCCTGGCTGCCCTCTTCAATTTCCTGCAGAAGGGCTTGTAAAGAACACTGGACGTTGACAG GAAATCCTGGCTTTGTAGGAGGTGCAGCTTACAACACACCAGGAGGATATAGCCCttcttttcataaaaaagaagttGGATCAGCTGGACAACGGATGCAGCTAGCCCCTTTTGGTGCATCTGCCTCAG
- the MAK gene encoding serine/threonine-protein kinase MAK isoform X6: MNRYTTMKQLGDGTYGSVLMGKSNESGELVAIKRMKRKFYSWDECMNLREVKSLKKLNHANVIKLKEVIRENDHLYFVFEYMKENLYQLMKDRNKLFPESVIRNIMYQILQGLAFIHKHGFFHRDMKPENLLCMGPELVKIADFGLARELRSQPPYTDYVSTRWYRAPEVLLRSSIYSSPIDIWAVGSIMAELYTLRPLFPGTSEVDEIFKICQVLGTPKKSDWPEGYHLASAMNFRFPQCVPINLKTLIPNASSEAIQLMSDMLSWNPKKRPTASQALKYPYFQVGQVLGPPSQYLEKQTPLKPVQPTEPKPTLSKLEAVAKLEPLSSPDASDKTQPQSLPKVDHVPLQQIQLPQNTANQQISKQQQPQAQPFLPTLSKNLSPKQAATGPQNVAVGLKSCRRRWGQTLVKAVDSWDDLDDAEFGMSYSKKPSIALLKEKKNKECLFSVPDPKASCCIQSGDENKVPVRNDSGISNTSAKQYYLRQSRYLPGVNPKSVSLVAASKEGSHGAWNNHFFSKPLGHIGGGLSFNKNTEENLIIPIEKLSCKERLNEKLEDPKAKGSLLQFLPDCSSWLPSSISCRRACKEHWTLTDLRFVRNIAELSKDTDGPLPVK; this comes from the exons aatgaaaagaaagttcTATTCATGGGATGAATGTATGAATTTGAGAGAAGTCAAG TCTCTGAAGAAGCTGAATCATGCCAATGtaataaaactgaaagaagtcATCCGAGAAAATGACCACCTTTACTTTGTGTTTGAATACATGAAGGAAAATCTCTATCAGTTAATGAAGGACAG AAACAAGTTGTTCCCTGAGTCAGTCATCAGAAACATTATGTATCAGATATTACAAGGGCTAGCTTTTATCCATAAACACG GATTTTTTCATAGAGATATGAAGCCTGAAAACCTTCTATGTATGGGTCCAGAACTTGTGAAAATAGCTGATTTTGGTTTGGCTAGAGAGCTAAGATCTCAGCCACCATATACAGATTATGTTTCTACCAGATG GTACCGTGCTCCTGAAGTTTTGCTAAGATCATCAATTTATAGCTCTCCTATTGATATATGGGCAGTTGGCAGCATAATGGCTGAACTGTACACACTAAGACCTCTTTTCCCAGGGACAAGTGAAGTAGATGAAATCTTCAAAATTTGCCAAGTATTAGGGACTCCAAAGAAG aGTGACTGGCCAGAAGGATATCACCTTGCTTCCGCCATGAATTTCCGCTTCCCACAATGTGTCCCTATAAACCTAAAAACTCTCATCCCAAACGCAAGCAGTGAAGCAATACAGCTTATGAGTGATATGCTGAGCTGGAATCCAAAGAAAAGACCTACAGCAAGTCAG GCTTTGAAGTACCCTTACTTTCAAGTTGGGCAAGTCCTAGGTCCTCCTTCACAATATCTGGAGAAGCAGACTCCTCTTAAACCAGTTCAGCCAACAGAGCCAAAGCCAACTCTATCCAAACTGGAAGCTGTAGCCAAGCTAGAACCTCTGTCTTCACCTGATGCATCTGACAAAACACAGCCACAGTCCCTGCCAAAGGTTGACCACGTGCCTCTCCAGCAAATTCAGTTGCCTCAGAATACAGCTAACCAGCAAAtatcaaaacagcagcagccacaggcACAACCGTTTTTGCCAACTCTAAGTAAAAACTTATCACCA AAACAAGCAGCTACTGGCCCTCAGAATGTTGCAGTAGGTCTTAAAAGCTGCAGGAGACGATGGGGTCAGACTTTGGTAAAGGCTGTGGACAGCTGGGATGACTTGGATGATGCTGAATTTGGAATGTCATATTCAAAGAAGCCAAGCATTGcactgttaaaagaaaagaaaaacaaggaatgtCTTTTTAG tgtgCCAGATCCAAAGGCTTCATGCTGTATCCAGTCAGGAGATGAAAATAAGGTTCCAGTGCGAAATGATTCTGGAATATCAAATACATCAGCAAAACAGTACTATCTGAGACAATCAAGATATCTACCTG gtgtAAACCCTAAGAGCGTCTCTTTAGTAGCAGCAAGTAAAGAAGGATCTCATGGAGCTTGGAACAACCACTTCTTTTCTAAACCACTAGGACATATTGGAGGAGGACTGTCTTTCAACAAAAATACAG AAGAGAATTTAATTATACCAATTGAAAAGTTATCATGCAAAGAAAGGCTGAATGAAAAATTAGAGGATCCAAAAG CAAAAGGATCACTCCTTCAGTTTCTCCCAGACTGTTCCTCCTGGCTGCCCTCTTCAATTTCCTGCAGAAGGGCTTGTAAAGAACACTGGACGTTGACAG ACCTCAGGTTTGTAAGGAATATTGCTGAGCTGTCAAAGGACACCGATGGACCACTCCCAGTGAAATAA
- the MAK gene encoding serine/threonine-protein kinase MAK isoform X9, whose product MNRYTTMKQLGDGTYGSVLMGKSNESGELVAIKRMKRKFYSWDECMNLREVKSLKKLNHANVIKLKEVIRENDHLYFVFEYMKENLYQLMKDRNKLFPESVIRNIMYQILQGLAFIHKHGFFHRDMKPENLLCMGPELVKIADFGLARELRSQPPYTDYVSTRWYRAPEVLLRSSIYSSPIDIWAVGSIMAELYTLRPLFPGTSEVDEIFKICQVLGTPKKSDWPEGYHLASAMNFRFPQCVPINLKTLIPNASSEAIQLMSDMLSWNPKKRPTASQALKYPYFQVGQVLGPPSQYLEKQTPLKPVQPTEPKPTLSKLEAVAKLEPLSSPDASDKTQPQSLPKVDHVPLQQIQLPQNTANQQISKQQQPQAQPFLPTLSKNLSPKQAATGPQNVAVGLKSCRRRWGQTLVKAVDSWDDLDDAEFGMSYSKKPSIALLKEKKNKECLFSVPDPKASCCIQSGDENKVPVRNDSGISNTSAKQYYLRQSRYLPGVNPKSVSLVAASKEGSHGAWNNHFFSKPLGHIGGGLSFNKNTEENLIIPIEKLSCKERLNEKLEDPKGSVVDSGLLKEMGSSPLTSLSRELNC is encoded by the exons aatgaaaagaaagttcTATTCATGGGATGAATGTATGAATTTGAGAGAAGTCAAG TCTCTGAAGAAGCTGAATCATGCCAATGtaataaaactgaaagaagtcATCCGAGAAAATGACCACCTTTACTTTGTGTTTGAATACATGAAGGAAAATCTCTATCAGTTAATGAAGGACAG AAACAAGTTGTTCCCTGAGTCAGTCATCAGAAACATTATGTATCAGATATTACAAGGGCTAGCTTTTATCCATAAACACG GATTTTTTCATAGAGATATGAAGCCTGAAAACCTTCTATGTATGGGTCCAGAACTTGTGAAAATAGCTGATTTTGGTTTGGCTAGAGAGCTAAGATCTCAGCCACCATATACAGATTATGTTTCTACCAGATG GTACCGTGCTCCTGAAGTTTTGCTAAGATCATCAATTTATAGCTCTCCTATTGATATATGGGCAGTTGGCAGCATAATGGCTGAACTGTACACACTAAGACCTCTTTTCCCAGGGACAAGTGAAGTAGATGAAATCTTCAAAATTTGCCAAGTATTAGGGACTCCAAAGAAG aGTGACTGGCCAGAAGGATATCACCTTGCTTCCGCCATGAATTTCCGCTTCCCACAATGTGTCCCTATAAACCTAAAAACTCTCATCCCAAACGCAAGCAGTGAAGCAATACAGCTTATGAGTGATATGCTGAGCTGGAATCCAAAGAAAAGACCTACAGCAAGTCAG GCTTTGAAGTACCCTTACTTTCAAGTTGGGCAAGTCCTAGGTCCTCCTTCACAATATCTGGAGAAGCAGACTCCTCTTAAACCAGTTCAGCCAACAGAGCCAAAGCCAACTCTATCCAAACTGGAAGCTGTAGCCAAGCTAGAACCTCTGTCTTCACCTGATGCATCTGACAAAACACAGCCACAGTCCCTGCCAAAGGTTGACCACGTGCCTCTCCAGCAAATTCAGTTGCCTCAGAATACAGCTAACCAGCAAAtatcaaaacagcagcagccacaggcACAACCGTTTTTGCCAACTCTAAGTAAAAACTTATCACCA AAACAAGCAGCTACTGGCCCTCAGAATGTTGCAGTAGGTCTTAAAAGCTGCAGGAGACGATGGGGTCAGACTTTGGTAAAGGCTGTGGACAGCTGGGATGACTTGGATGATGCTGAATTTGGAATGTCATATTCAAAGAAGCCAAGCATTGcactgttaaaagaaaagaaaaacaaggaatgtCTTTTTAG tgtgCCAGATCCAAAGGCTTCATGCTGTATCCAGTCAGGAGATGAAAATAAGGTTCCAGTGCGAAATGATTCTGGAATATCAAATACATCAGCAAAACAGTACTATCTGAGACAATCAAGATATCTACCTG gtgtAAACCCTAAGAGCGTCTCTTTAGTAGCAGCAAGTAAAGAAGGATCTCATGGAGCTTGGAACAACCACTTCTTTTCTAAACCACTAGGACATATTGGAGGAGGACTGTCTTTCAACAAAAATACAG AAGAGAATTTAATTATACCAATTGAAAAGTTATCATGCAAAGAAAGGCTGAATGAAAAATTAGAGGATCCAAAAG GATCAGTTGTTGATTCTGGCCTTTTAAAGGAGATGGGATCTTCACCATTAACTTCACTGAGCAGAGAATTAAACTGTTAG
- the MAK gene encoding serine/threonine-protein kinase MAK isoform X8: MNRYTTMKQLGDGTYGSVLMGKSNESGELVAIKRMKRKFYSWDECMNLREVKSLKKLNHANVIKLKEVIRENDHLYFVFEYMKENLYQLMKDRNKLFPESVIRNIMYQILQGLAFIHKHGFFHRDMKPENLLCMGPELVKIADFGLARELRSQPPYTDYVSTRWYRAPEVLLRSSIYSSPIDIWAVGSIMAELYTLRPLFPGTSEVDEIFKICQVLGTPKKSDWPEGYHLASAMNFRFPQCVPINLKTLIPNASSEAIQLMSDMLSWNPKKRPTASQALKYPYFQVGQVLGPPSQYLEKQTPLKPVQPTEPKPTLSKLEAVAKLEPLSSPDASDKTQPQSLPKVDHVPLQQIQLPQNTANQQISKQQQPQAQPFLPTLSKNLSPKQAATGPQNVAVGLKSCRRRWGQTLVKAVDSWDDLDDAEFGMSYSKKPSIALLKEKKNKECLFSVPDPKASCCIQSGDENKVPVRNDSGISNTSAKQYYLRQSRYLPGVNPKSVSLVAASKEGSHGAWNNHFFSKPLGHIGGGLSFNKNTAKGSLLQFLPDCSSWLPSSISCRRACKEHWTLTDLRFVRNIAELSKDTDGPLPVK, from the exons aatgaaaagaaagttcTATTCATGGGATGAATGTATGAATTTGAGAGAAGTCAAG TCTCTGAAGAAGCTGAATCATGCCAATGtaataaaactgaaagaagtcATCCGAGAAAATGACCACCTTTACTTTGTGTTTGAATACATGAAGGAAAATCTCTATCAGTTAATGAAGGACAG AAACAAGTTGTTCCCTGAGTCAGTCATCAGAAACATTATGTATCAGATATTACAAGGGCTAGCTTTTATCCATAAACACG GATTTTTTCATAGAGATATGAAGCCTGAAAACCTTCTATGTATGGGTCCAGAACTTGTGAAAATAGCTGATTTTGGTTTGGCTAGAGAGCTAAGATCTCAGCCACCATATACAGATTATGTTTCTACCAGATG GTACCGTGCTCCTGAAGTTTTGCTAAGATCATCAATTTATAGCTCTCCTATTGATATATGGGCAGTTGGCAGCATAATGGCTGAACTGTACACACTAAGACCTCTTTTCCCAGGGACAAGTGAAGTAGATGAAATCTTCAAAATTTGCCAAGTATTAGGGACTCCAAAGAAG aGTGACTGGCCAGAAGGATATCACCTTGCTTCCGCCATGAATTTCCGCTTCCCACAATGTGTCCCTATAAACCTAAAAACTCTCATCCCAAACGCAAGCAGTGAAGCAATACAGCTTATGAGTGATATGCTGAGCTGGAATCCAAAGAAAAGACCTACAGCAAGTCAG GCTTTGAAGTACCCTTACTTTCAAGTTGGGCAAGTCCTAGGTCCTCCTTCACAATATCTGGAGAAGCAGACTCCTCTTAAACCAGTTCAGCCAACAGAGCCAAAGCCAACTCTATCCAAACTGGAAGCTGTAGCCAAGCTAGAACCTCTGTCTTCACCTGATGCATCTGACAAAACACAGCCACAGTCCCTGCCAAAGGTTGACCACGTGCCTCTCCAGCAAATTCAGTTGCCTCAGAATACAGCTAACCAGCAAAtatcaaaacagcagcagccacaggcACAACCGTTTTTGCCAACTCTAAGTAAAAACTTATCACCA AAACAAGCAGCTACTGGCCCTCAGAATGTTGCAGTAGGTCTTAAAAGCTGCAGGAGACGATGGGGTCAGACTTTGGTAAAGGCTGTGGACAGCTGGGATGACTTGGATGATGCTGAATTTGGAATGTCATATTCAAAGAAGCCAAGCATTGcactgttaaaagaaaagaaaaacaaggaatgtCTTTTTAG tgtgCCAGATCCAAAGGCTTCATGCTGTATCCAGTCAGGAGATGAAAATAAGGTTCCAGTGCGAAATGATTCTGGAATATCAAATACATCAGCAAAACAGTACTATCTGAGACAATCAAGATATCTACCTG gtgtAAACCCTAAGAGCGTCTCTTTAGTAGCAGCAAGTAAAGAAGGATCTCATGGAGCTTGGAACAACCACTTCTTTTCTAAACCACTAGGACATATTGGAGGAGGACTGTCTTTCAACAAAAATACAG CAAAAGGATCACTCCTTCAGTTTCTCCCAGACTGTTCCTCCTGGCTGCCCTCTTCAATTTCCTGCAGAAGGGCTTGTAAAGAACACTGGACGTTGACAG ACCTCAGGTTTGTAAGGAATATTGCTGAGCTGTCAAAGGACACCGATGGACCACTCCCAGTGAAATAA